In Roseimicrobium gellanilyticum, the following are encoded in one genomic region:
- a CDS encoding PstS family phosphate ABC transporter substrate-binding protein, producing MSRNSLRWMCILASLWCLAAHPSMRAQQPSDKVIVIRGSDTLGAKLIPQWAEGFRKAGAKVSFDIAAEGSTTAFTNLADKTCRIGMSSRRVTPEETEMLKKAGVQVQEIEVARDQIVIALNAENPISALSKEQVEKLFTGDILNWSELGGDDVPVRIATRNSSSGAYKDFKVLAMNGRDYGANRILDTDPPSLQVAGQRGGIAYLGFAYAKAKGIKVVPIDGVQPGRAGGAPPYPYERAAYLYVSLEATPIEREFLEFIKTPLGNKISEVVGFFPPVTKK from the coding sequence ATGAGCCGAAATTCCCTGCGCTGGATGTGTATCCTTGCGTCGTTGTGGTGCCTTGCAGCGCATCCGTCGATGCGTGCCCAGCAGCCTTCGGACAAGGTGATTGTCATTCGGGGCTCGGACACTCTGGGGGCGAAGCTGATACCCCAGTGGGCGGAAGGATTTAGAAAAGCGGGAGCAAAAGTGTCCTTCGATATTGCCGCAGAGGGCTCCACCACAGCGTTCACCAATCTGGCAGACAAGACGTGCCGGATTGGCATGTCGAGCCGGAGAGTGACGCCAGAGGAGACTGAAATGCTGAAGAAGGCTGGTGTGCAGGTGCAAGAGATTGAGGTGGCGCGTGATCAGATAGTAATCGCATTGAATGCCGAGAACCCCATCTCCGCGCTGTCGAAGGAACAGGTGGAGAAGCTTTTCACCGGTGACATCTTGAACTGGTCTGAGCTCGGTGGTGATGATGTTCCTGTTCGCATCGCCACGCGAAATTCGTCTTCTGGCGCCTACAAGGATTTCAAAGTTCTGGCCATGAACGGACGGGACTATGGCGCCAACCGCATTTTGGACACCGATCCACCTTCGCTGCAAGTCGCCGGACAGCGGGGGGGCATTGCGTATTTGGGATTCGCCTATGCGAAAGCCAAGGGCATCAAGGTCGTCCCCATCGATGGAGTTCAACCCGGGCGGGCAGGGGGGGCGCCACCCTATCCCTATGAACGGGCTGCATATCTTTACGTGTCCTTGGAAGCGACTCCGATCGAGCGTGAGTTTCTGGAATTCATCAAGACGCCCCTCGGGAATAAGATTTCGGAGGTTGTGGGTTTTTTTCCTCCCGTGACCAAGAAGTGA